A region of Anaeromicrobium sediminis DNA encodes the following proteins:
- a CDS encoding VOC family protein, protein MFKRIDHVAFIVKDRAKSINFYEEHFGFKKYYEHDVPVPTVEKIVYLKLGDTTLELIHVSTGSTNKGFHFCLESDNFDEDYTRLINAGIPVDTEPHPVGAREAREEGWRRVVFVGPDGELIEFRG, encoded by the coding sequence ATGTTTAAACGAATCGATCATGTAGCATTTATTGTTAAGGATAGAGCTAAATCTATAAATTTTTACGAAGAACATTTTGGGTTCAAAAAATATTATGAACATGATGTGCCTGTACCCACAGTAGAAAAAATAGTTTATCTTAAACTAGGCGATACCACTTTAGAGTTGATACATGTGTCCACTGGTTCAACAAATAAAGGATTTCATTTCTGTCTTGAGAGCGATAACTTTGACGAGGATTATACCCGTCTAATAAATGCTGGTATTCCTGTTGATACTGAACCTCACCCTGTTGGAGCAAGAGAGGCAAGAGAAGAAGGTTGGCGTAGAGTAGTATTTGTGGGTCCTGACGGAGAATTGATAGAATTTAGAGGATAA
- a CDS encoding MATE family efflux transporter: protein MNYKEYLSLAIPFIISTVTQPLLGAVDTAVIGRLEHPSYIGGVAIGAVIFNTLYWLFGFLRVSTSGFSAQSLGSQHEKDSYYAYFRPVLIALIISSVFIILQVFIRNIAMYIYNPEPDVVIHAITYFKILIWGAPCVLIGYVNLGWLMGRKYVKETLFLQVSTNVLNIILDIVFVMFLKMGIAGVAYATLISQFYGFIIGNYIISTKINMFKILNYKSELLDKVAIKKIMGVNADLMIRTVCLLIMTNMFIAKGTELGTVILAANAVLYQIQYIISYIYDGLSNASSIFAGKCVGENNVKEYKDVISISNVCTVVLSIILSAFIILFKDHIISIFTNLEDVISLCKEYVIWLAVFPFVIGIGMVYYGIFTGSTYTAPIRNSMVISLLVFITGYFTAIPEYKNHGLWLAFILFSLTRSVILFLYKKQLLNKVFIIENN from the coding sequence ATGAACTATAAAGAATATTTATCTCTGGCAATACCTTTTATTATATCCACTGTAACCCAACCTCTTTTAGGGGCAGTAGATACGGCTGTCATTGGCAGACTAGAGCATCCATCATACATTGGAGGAGTTGCAATTGGAGCGGTTATATTTAATACCTTGTATTGGCTATTTGGATTTTTAAGAGTTAGTACTTCGGGATTTTCTGCACAGTCACTAGGTAGCCAGCATGAAAAAGATAGTTATTATGCTTATTTTAGACCCGTTTTGATAGCACTTATTATAAGTAGTGTGTTTATTATATTACAAGTTTTTATTAGAAATATAGCTATGTACATATATAATCCAGAACCTGATGTTGTCATTCATGCTATTACGTATTTTAAGATACTCATTTGGGGTGCTCCCTGTGTCCTTATAGGATATGTAAATCTAGGGTGGTTGATGGGAAGAAAATATGTAAAGGAAACATTGTTTTTACAAGTTTCTACAAATGTTCTAAACATTATCCTAGATATAGTTTTTGTAATGTTTCTGAAGATGGGTATAGCAGGCGTAGCCTATGCTACACTTATTTCTCAGTTTTATGGATTTATAATAGGAAACTATATTATATCCACAAAGATAAACATGTTTAAAATATTAAATTATAAAAGTGAACTTTTAGATAAGGTTGCAATCAAAAAAATAATGGGGGTGAATGCTGACCTTATGATAAGAACAGTTTGCCTTTTAATCATGACTAATATGTTTATCGCTAAGGGTACTGAGTTAGGAACAGTTATACTGGCAGCTAATGCAGTATTATATCAAATACAATATATTATATCCTATATATATGATGGGCTGTCTAATGCCTCAAGTATTTTTGCTGGTAAATGTGTTGGGGAGAATAATGTAAAAGAATATAAAGACGTGATATCTATTTCAAATGTGTGTACGGTAGTACTAAGCATAATTTTGTCTGCTTTTATTATACTTTTTAAAGATCATATTATAAGTATCTTTACAAATTTAGAGGATGTTATTTCTCTATGTAAGGAATATGTTATATGGTTAGCGGTATTCCCTTTTGTCATCGGTATCGGAATGGTCTATTATGGAATTTTCACTGGGAGTACCTATACGGCTCCTATTAGAAATTCAATGGTTATATCACTACTAGTATTTATTACTGGATATTTTACTGCTATACCAGAGTATAAAAATCATGGCTTATGGCTTGCATTTATACTATTTAGTCTTACTAGAAGTGTGATTCTTTTTTTATACAAAAAACAGTTATTAAATAAAGTATTTATTATTGAAAATAATTAA
- a CDS encoding SIR2 family NAD-dependent protein deacylase: MSMPDYLENITKAVKFIKEADYILVGAGAGLSASGGLNYGDSKLFKEWFPKLSELGINTIAEAISLYWSADDLNRRNFWAYWSNHINKIRYEVPALKPYLYLFEVLKSKNHFIITTNVDGQFIKAGFNKEKIFAPQGDYGLFQCEKPCCYELFHNRIFIDKMISNMNNDEFAVQEDDIPHCPKCGSYMTKNLRVDNTFVEAPHMKNQNDYIDFVNNSMNGKLVLIELGVGFNTPVIIRWPFERITSRHPNAVLIRINMDYPEVPQEISSKSLCISNNILKVINDIKTKKI; this comes from the coding sequence ATGAGTATGCCAGATTATTTAGAGAATATAACTAAAGCAGTTAAGTTTATCAAAGAGGCTGATTATATACTTGTAGGCGCTGGTGCTGGCCTTTCAGCATCTGGTGGTCTAAATTATGGTGACAGCAAGTTATTCAAGGAGTGGTTTCCAAAGCTTTCAGAGCTTGGTATCAATACCATAGCAGAGGCAATTTCTCTATATTGGAGTGCAGATGATTTAAACAGGAGAAATTTTTGGGCTTATTGGTCCAATCATATTAATAAAATACGCTATGAGGTCCCGGCACTAAAACCCTATCTGTATCTATTTGAGGTACTAAAAAGCAAAAACCATTTTATTATAACAACTAACGTAGATGGTCAATTTATTAAGGCTGGATTTAATAAAGAAAAGATATTTGCACCTCAAGGTGATTACGGTCTTTTTCAATGTGAAAAGCCTTGCTGTTATGAACTTTTTCATAACAGGATATTTATTGATAAAATGATTTCAAATATGAATAATGATGAGTTTGCTGTGCAAGAAGATGATATTCCACACTGCCCTAAGTGTGGATCATATATGACAAAAAACCTTCGGGTTGATAATACCTTTGTGGAAGCTCCACATATGAAAAATCAAAATGATTATATAGATTTTGTAAATAACTCAATGAATGGTAAATTAGTACTTATAGAATTGGGTGTAGGCTTTAATACACCTGTTATCATTCGTTGGCCTTTTGAAAGAATCACATCAAGACACCCCAACGCAGTCCTTATTCGAATAAATATGGACTACCCTGAAGTACCTCAAGAAATATCATCAAAAAGCTTATGTATCAGTAACAACATTCTGAAAGTAATAAATGATATTAAGACTAAGAAAATATAA
- the nikC gene encoding nickel transporter permease, giving the protein MNNKNTKKVVFIITLSIAILTILLAIIAPIFAPNDPLATDFAHILEEPNNKYPFGTDQVGRCIYSRILYGAKVSLGMTFWLLSLVFILGLVIGIISGTYGGFIDTIIMRTADTVLAFPDIVFAIAIVGILGPGMRNTILALSVIWWTKYARLTRVLVMGVKNSEYIHAAKMAGVGKLKLIIRYILPNIMSPLVVQLALDIGGMMLALAGLSFLGLGVQSPTPEWGNMLNEGRSYIQTAPWLLIYPGVAIFIVVAIFNILGDSVRDLLDPKHI; this is encoded by the coding sequence ATGAATAATAAAAATACAAAAAAAGTTGTTTTTATTATTACATTGTCTATAGCTATATTAACTATCTTGTTAGCTATTATAGCTCCTATATTTGCTCCAAATGACCCATTGGCAACAGACTTTGCACATATTTTAGAGGAACCTAACAATAAGTACCCCTTTGGTACGGATCAAGTAGGTAGGTGTATATATTCTAGAATACTCTATGGTGCCAAAGTTTCTCTTGGAATGACTTTTTGGCTTTTAAGTCTTGTTTTCATATTGGGGTTAGTAATTGGTATAATTTCTGGCACATATGGGGGATTTATAGATACCATTATAATGAGAACAGCAGACACAGTACTTGCATTTCCAGACATAGTTTTTGCTATTGCTATAGTAGGAATATTAGGGCCAGGTATGAGGAATACGATACTAGCTTTATCGGTAATTTGGTGGACAAAATATGCTAGGCTCACAAGGGTTTTGGTGATGGGCGTTAAAAACAGTGAATATATACATGCAGCAAAAATGGCAGGTGTAGGAAAACTAAAGCTTATAATTCGTTATATACTTCCTAACATTATGTCACCATTAGTAGTACAGCTTGCTTTAGATATTGGAGGTATGATGTTAGCCTTGGCAGGACTATCCTTTTTAGGATTAGGGGTACAATCGCCAACGCCGGAATGGGGTAATATGCTTAATGAGGGGAGATCATATATTCAAACGGCACCCTGGTTATTAATATATCCAGGAGTAGCAATATTTATTGTAGTAGCAATATTTAATATTTTGGGAGACAGTGTAAGAGATTTACTTGATCCCAAGCATATATAA
- the nikB gene encoding nickel ABC transporter permease has protein sequence MKSYLFRRILQLLIVMLLASFLTFSLTYISPSDPAEMMLTSHDIIPTKELLEKTREEMGLNDPFIVQYGNWLKDLLTGDLGYSYSTRESVADILSQRISMTVRLAVVALLFLIAFSLTLGILSAIKKNKLLDYIIRGISFVGISIPAFWLGLILIYIFVVKLHWFKITDQYSLKSVILPALTLSIPLMGRYIRQIRAAILEEYTQDYVIGARARGIRESEIIIKHILPNALLGVITLLGLSIALLLGGTVIVENIFSWPGLGSMALQAITYRDYPLLQSYVIFMALIYVSINFIVDIITQALDPRVSIKGETINE, from the coding sequence ATGAAAAGTTATTTATTTAGAAGAATTCTACAACTTTTAATTGTTATGCTCTTGGCATCATTTTTGACCTTTAGTCTTACCTATATTAGCCCTAGTGATCCAGCTGAGATGATGCTTACATCTCATGATATTATTCCTACAAAAGAATTACTAGAAAAGACAAGGGAGGAAATGGGACTGAATGATCCTTTTATAGTTCAGTATGGAAATTGGCTTAAGGATTTGCTAACTGGGGACTTGGGATATTCCTACTCCACTAGGGAATCAGTTGCAGATATTTTATCACAAAGAATTTCAATGACTGTAAGATTAGCAGTTGTTGCATTATTATTTTTGATTGCTTTTTCACTAACCTTAGGTATCTTATCGGCGATTAAAAAGAATAAACTATTAGATTATATTATAAGAGGAATTTCTTTTGTAGGAATATCAATTCCAGCTTTTTGGTTAGGGCTTATATTGATTTATATATTTGTTGTAAAGCTTCATTGGTTTAAGATAACAGATCAATACTCTCTAAAAAGTGTAATTTTACCAGCTTTGACCTTATCAATCCCCTTGATGGGAAGGTATATAAGACAAATTAGGGCAGCTATATTGGAAGAATACACACAAGACTACGTGATAGGTGCTAGAGCTAGGGGCATAAGAGAAAGTGAAATAATTATTAAACATATTTTGCCCAATGCACTTTTAGGAGTAATTACACTCTTGGGGTTATCCATTGCACTCCTTTTAGGGGGAACTGTTATAGTAGAAAATATTTTTTCTTGGCCTGGACTAGGGTCCATGGCATTACAAGCTATAACATATAGGGATTATCCTTTGCTACAGTCTTATGTTATTTTTATGGCATTAATATATGTTAGTATCAACTTTATAGTAGATATCATTACTCAAGCTCTTGATCCAAGGGTTAGTATAAAGGGGGAAACTATAAATGAATAA
- a CDS encoding (2Fe-2S)-binding protein, producing MGKVEKIKFRNRKKNKGFEIISLKSFFESANTSFIKKHFRTDFYNLIFVTEGKCIHEIDFLEYTIGPGEILIISKDRVHSYSEFHNLEGYLIMFTEGFLCEFLSNNTSEVKDLFKQSYLNPHVNFIDVHASTLTKLLDIIHGMYTNTDSIINYEVMASAFRTFALLILNSILGEEASRQIKNEIFIQFTELVEEYIHKEKTVEGYANMMHVSKKTVNLMTRKAIDMSAKQYIIQQLIFKIKLKLCFEQKSISEIANELGFTESSNMTRFFKKYTGISPREFRSVNCKGNNNWTRSESMDLNAIKEAIETKVYHITTDTKVPLHEHATQDEVFYCIKGSGFGVLADGEVELKVGDVFIAPAGTMHSMRTDGDLYVTAVLIPVNRIICHCKQVSYGDIRKAMVGGARTIEEIQEITGAGTGCGNCIKDIKKILALACGCKMVSMEAVVDAVKDGADTVEKVGEVTGAGTDCGKCKALIQNIIDTKK from the coding sequence ATGGGCAAGGTAGAAAAGATTAAGTTTAGAAATAGGAAAAAAAATAAAGGTTTCGAAATTATATCCTTGAAAAGTTTTTTTGAATCTGCAAATACTTCTTTCATAAAGAAGCATTTTCGTACTGATTTTTACAACTTGATTTTTGTTACTGAAGGTAAATGTATTCATGAAATTGATTTTTTAGAATATACCATTGGACCAGGTGAAATCTTAATTATCTCAAAGGACCGTGTTCATAGCTATAGTGAGTTTCATAATTTAGAAGGGTATTTAATTATGTTTACAGAGGGATTTCTATGTGAATTTTTAAGTAATAATACTTCTGAAGTAAAAGATTTGTTTAAGCAAAGCTATTTGAATCCCCATGTGAATTTTATAGATGTACATGCTTCAACCTTAACAAAACTTTTAGATATAATACATGGTATGTACACAAATACTGATAGCATTATAAATTATGAAGTGATGGCTTCAGCTTTCAGAACTTTTGCCCTATTAATACTGAACAGTATCTTAGGAGAAGAGGCTTCAAGACAGATAAAAAATGAAATTTTTATACAGTTCACTGAATTAGTGGAAGAATATATTCATAAAGAGAAAACTGTAGAAGGCTATGCTAATATGATGCATGTTTCTAAAAAAACAGTTAACTTAATGACACGGAAAGCTATTGATATGTCCGCAAAGCAATATATTATTCAACAACTTATTTTTAAAATAAAACTTAAACTATGTTTTGAACAAAAGAGTATCAGTGAAATTGCCAATGAATTAGGTTTTACAGAATCATCTAATATGACAAGGTTTTTTAAAAAATATACAGGCATTAGTCCTAGAGAATTTAGAAGTGTGAATTGTAAAGGTAATAATAACTGGACAAGGAGTGAGAGTATGGATTTAAATGCTATAAAAGAAGCTATTGAAACAAAGGTATATCATATCACTACCGATACAAAAGTTCCTCTCCATGAACATGCAACTCAAGATGAAGTATTTTATTGCATAAAGGGTTCAGGGTTTGGCGTATTAGCAGATGGGGAAGTAGAGTTAAAGGTAGGAGATGTATTTATTGCTCCTGCTGGAACAATGCATTCTATGAGAACTGATGGAGATCTTTATGTAACGGCTGTTCTTATACCTGTAAATAGAATTATTTGCCACTGTAAACAAGTGAGTTATGGTGATATTAGGAAAGCAATGGTTGGTGGTGCTCGTACTATAGAGGAAATACAAGAAATTACAGGAGCAGGAACAGGTTGCGGTAATTGTATTAAAGATATAAAAAAAATATTAGCATTAGCCTGTGGGTGCAAAATGGTTTCTATGGAAGCCGTAGTTGATGCAGTTAAAGATGGGGCAGATACAGTTGAAAAAGTTGGAGAAGTAACAGGAGCAGGAACTGATTGTGGAAAATGTAAAGCTCTAATACAAAATATAATTGATACAAAGAAGTAA
- a CDS encoding TetR/AcrR family transcriptional regulator has protein sequence MGKKTDLRIIRTKKSIKRAFLDLLKAKNYNKITIQDIAEEAMINRNTFYLHYLDKDDLLDQLTSECLNKLKESMNSNSNIHTIDDLGYDDFYEIIKKVFETIEEDIDFYKVILGDESIPYLSIKFTNVIKNHISEGLDKPSTFKVGERNIDHRIIYVEYMAAGLIGVIRFWINNKDKYSMEEVSRLLINMYSKDMIELLKNS, from the coding sequence ATGGGTAAAAAGACAGATTTAAGGATAATTCGGACGAAAAAATCTATAAAAAGAGCATTTTTAGACTTGCTTAAGGCGAAGAACTATAATAAAATTACCATTCAAGATATAGCAGAAGAAGCAATGATTAATAGGAATACTTTCTACTTACATTATTTAGATAAAGATGATTTGCTTGACCAACTTACATCTGAATGTTTGAATAAATTGAAAGAGAGTATGAATTCTAACAGTAATATTCATACAATTGATGACTTAGGGTATGATGATTTCTATGAAATAATTAAGAAAGTTTTTGAAACTATTGAAGAAGATATTGATTTTTATAAGGTGATTTTAGGAGATGAGAGTATACCCTACTTATCAATAAAATTCACAAATGTGATAAAGAATCATATAAGTGAGGGGCTAGATAAACCTTCTACATTCAAAGTTGGGGAGAGAAATATAGATCATAGAATAATCTATGTTGAATATATGGCAGCAGGGCTTATAGGAGTCATTCGCTTTTGGATTAATAATAAGGATAAGTATTCCATGGAAGAAGTATCAAGATTATTAATTAATATGTACTCAAAAGATATGATAGAGTTACTAAAAAACTCCTAG
- a CDS encoding pyridoxamine 5'-phosphate oxidase family protein, producing the protein MSKELNFIKENPMGFLATTDESGKPRVRGWGIMIDEENRIVFGTSNKKKVFRQLKANPHAEWIAMAKDYSTLRVSGDVVFEEDMQTKLNIIEKTPVIKKLYTGREDELEIFYLENIEYDWFEMKMEFQKK; encoded by the coding sequence ATGAGTAAAGAATTAAATTTTATTAAAGAAAATCCTATGGGTTTTTTGGCAACAACAGATGAGAGTGGAAAGCCTAGAGTAAGAGGCTGGGGGATTATGATTGATGAGGAAAATAGAATAGTTTTCGGCACATCAAACAAGAAAAAAGTTTTCAGACAGCTAAAAGCTAATCCTCATGCAGAGTGGATAGCTATGGCTAAAGATTACTCAACACTGAGAGTAAGCGGTGATGTAGTTTTTGAAGAAGATATGCAAACTAAATTAAATATTATTGAAAAAACTCCAGTGATAAAAAAACTTTATACTGGAAGAGAAGACGAATTAGAAATCTTTTATCTTGAAAATATTGAATACGATTGGTTTGAAATGAAGATGGAATTCCAAAAGAAATAG
- a CDS encoding winged helix-turn-helix transcriptional regulator encodes MKKELPLCPVETTLTLIGDKWKVLILRDLINGTKRFGELKKSIGSISQKVLTQQLRSMEEDGLVERKVYAEVPPRVEYSLTETGSSLKPILDSMCIWGEKYKEQING; translated from the coding sequence GTGAAGAAAGAATTACCACTTTGTCCAGTTGAAACAACTCTCACACTTATAGGAGATAAGTGGAAGGTATTAATATTAAGAGACCTCATAAATGGAACTAAGCGTTTTGGAGAATTAAAAAAATCCATAGGGTCAATTAGTCAAAAAGTTCTTACTCAACAACTACGGTCTATGGAAGAAGATGGGCTTGTTGAGAGAAAAGTCTATGCTGAAGTGCCGCCAAGGGTTGAATACTCTCTAACAGAAACAGGAAGTAGTCTTAAACCAATACTCGATTCTATGTGCATATGGGGAGAAAAGTACAAAGAGCAGATTAACGGATGA
- a CDS encoding protein-ADP-ribose hydrolase, with translation MKKETLLNKLLSYFIAENNEMKIMDMPSDYIEKRRLLRVLMNIRIPQPIDSNILKLHDDFLLEETKEKNIVNPYELHTVAEDFNETKTPLLTKLVLWQGDITTIAVDAIVNAANSKMLGCFVPLHRCIDNAIHSAAGIELRLECNEIMEKQGFDEPTGHAKITKAYNLPSKYVLHTVGPIIYDNLSEEDCRLLASCYTSCLEKASEYDVIKTVAFCCISTGEFRFPKNIASKIAVETVCNWLKVNPNRFDRIIFNVFTREDYNEYARLFREYN, from the coding sequence ATGAAAAAAGAAACACTTTTAAATAAATTGTTATCATATTTCATTGCTGAAAATAATGAAATGAAAATTATGGATATGCCCTCTGATTATATAGAAAAAAGAAGGCTCCTTAGGGTCTTAATGAATATAAGAATCCCCCAGCCTATAGATTCTAATATCCTTAAGCTTCACGATGATTTTTTATTAGAAGAAACTAAAGAGAAAAATATAGTAAATCCATATGAATTACACACTGTAGCTGAGGACTTTAATGAAACTAAAACACCTCTACTGACAAAGCTTGTTCTATGGCAGGGTGACATTACTACAATAGCTGTAGATGCAATAGTTAACGCAGCTAACTCAAAGATGCTTGGCTGTTTTGTTCCACTGCATAGATGTATAGATAATGCCATACACTCTGCCGCCGGTATAGAGTTAAGGCTTGAATGTAATGAGATTATGGAAAAGCAAGGCTTTGATGAGCCTACCGGTCATGCAAAAATTACAAAGGCTTATAATCTTCCAAGTAAATATGTACTCCATACTGTTGGCCCTATAATATATGACAATCTATCAGAGGAGGATTGTAGGCTACTTGCATCATGTTATACCTCCTGTCTTGAAAAAGCTAGTGAATATGATGTCATTAAGACAGTTGCCTTCTGCTGTATTTCTACTGGCGAATTTAGATTTCCAAAGAATATAGCTTCAAAAATTGCGGTAGAAACAGTATGCAATTGGCTTAAAGTAAATCCCAATAGATTTGATAGAATCATTTTTAATGTTTTTACGAGGGAGGATTATAATGAGTATGCCAGATTATTTAGAGAATATAACTAA
- a CDS encoding pyridoxamine 5'-phosphate oxidase family protein, producing MNGVVKFLSENPVQYFATIGLDGKPKVRPFQFMLEKDGKLYFCTSNEKDVFAQLKEFPYVEITTSSPTFAWIRLSGKAVFSTDIEIKKAVLESSELVKSLYQTPENPIFEIFYLEDAQAVMADFSGNPPVEYTL from the coding sequence ATGAATGGAGTAGTAAAATTTTTAAGTGAAAACCCAGTACAATACTTTGCAACAATTGGATTAGATGGTAAACCTAAGGTGCGTCCTTTCCAATTTATGCTTGAGAAAGATGGAAAGTTATATTTCTGTACTAGTAATGAAAAGGATGTTTTTGCACAACTTAAAGAGTTCCCATATGTTGAGATTACAACTTCAAGCCCAACATTTGCATGGATCAGACTTAGTGGAAAAGCTGTATTCTCCACTGATATAGAAATTAAGAAGGCTGTACTTGAAAGCAGTGAGCTTGTAAAATCTCTATACCAAACACCAGAAAATCCAATCTTTGAAATTTTCTATCTAGAGGATGCACAGGCAGTTATGGCTGACTTTTCTGGGAATCCTCCTGTAGAATATACTCTTTAG